AATGCATGCGACCGACTCATGGAAGAGACTCGAACTCAaaagtttctatttttctatcgCACGAATTCTACACGAATGTTTACTCGTGTTCCACACGAGTCTTTCTTTACCGACTCGTCTCGTTTGATCTTATatatcttcgatacacgttcccCAATTGAAGATGGTTATTCGTCTCTCGAGTGTTGcacgtttgtttcgtttcgatcgatcgtttcctaACCAGTTCAAGTAGATCGGTCTCAAACGAAACCCTCGAAAGGAATCTTGTCCTTGTCGTCCCCTCGTCTAGTTCCCTGTGTCGTTAACGATTCCCAATTTACCTGTCGTCGCGAATGATTGCGGTGCAATCATCGCAGCTTTCGTCGAAGAGTCCGAACGCCCACGTAGCGCACTCCCTCTTGGATGCTCCTCTCCTACTGTCATCGTGCATGTACGTGTAGATCATTGTTCGTTATGTGGCAACAGAGGTCGTTTCCCACGTCGCCGATCCGCCAGGTGAAACTTAACGATATCCtttggtatttttttctttttttttttcttgttgttgttttctttttcttttttttatcgaaaccgACCAGATATGCGTGCCAGGATTTTCTTTCCACGACACGGCACGCTACGCGGCGAGTAATGAACGGTTAGACCGGCGAGCAGAAATTGCGAGCGTGTCGTCCTAGAGACTGTTGCACACGCGTGTACGTCTCGATTTCTGGACGCATCACGACACAGTAATTTCCGAGTCGCGACGAGTCACGGCAACTAAACGCCGCGACGGCCGGGAATTAAAATTGATGCAAGTGAAACCGGAGATCGGTGGAAAATTTGTGGAACGAGAATCAACCGCGAGAGGAAGCTAcgattatttgtattttctgcGCTGGAAACTCGTTATGGGTGCCTTCGCGGCAATTTTCTTGTTGGACGATCGAATGTTTAAACGTTCTTGAGTTGCGTCTAGGATTAATCGTAAGTCTGACTCTTCGAGAGTTCGTCGAGGAgtcttgtattttttaatatcacTGGTATATACGTCTATTCGTATACATTCGTCGCTATAGAAATAAGCTGGACCTGTTTGAAACAGACTCTACGCGAAACGATTAATATTGTTGCAGCAATGTGTAAAATACGTATATTCTGCATGAATTTTCTACGTATTTGCCGTCATTAACACGCATCGTGAATGTATGAAATCCGCAGGCTGATTATCACTTTGCGTATCATTGAGTATAGATGTGAGCTGTCGTTGTGTTACTCCGAGTTATTAATTAATCCTGTCGTTAACGACTACAAACGTTTAACGCGGTGGAAAGCAAGGTCGGTGCtagtaatattttaaaagtgTGCATAAACGtaagaatgtataaaatatgtacACAAATGTGGCAAGCACGAGTAGAAGGTAGGAGTGTAATAAGAGTGTACACAAAATCAGTAATGTATTAAAAATGTGCGTTAACGTACGTATCAGAAATGTATACGATAAAAAGAAGCGCGAGATTCAAATAAACAGTAACGGATTCGCGattgtacaatatatatatatctgcaTGTGTCGTTCCGGAGAAGTAACAAATGCAGAAAATACACGGATCAACAAAATCGTGCAACGACAAAGTTCAGTGCCCGTCGAGCAACCTACTTGCCTctcgtgaaaatatttatcCACGGTGGAATATCCGTGGGCCGTTTATACGAAAGATTCTGGAACCCAATGTAACAAGGAAATGttgttcgattgaaaaataactTATCCAGTCTTCGACGCACCGATCTCGAgattttctcgtttcgatcTATCGCGCAGACTTCTTCGATTCATCTGCCATCGAGATGGACGAACCAAAGACGTCTGTGACGGTCGACGTTGATtcagaattttttctttcttgttcGGATATCCCTTCTACCCATTGTATTTCCTAGTAGACTCTGTACGAACCAATCCACTGTCTGTGAAACAACGAATGGAAGGTGTTCGTCTGATTCAACACACAGAACAATGAAGTCTAGATCATCGGTCCGTGGGAGACTCAGACGCTCGACATTCGGTGCATATCCCTGCAATTCAGTCTGGATTATCGTTGAGATCGGTTTAAGACGCAGTGGAGCTTCGATCGAGATCACAGGTATTAATTTTCGTCTCACCGACGTTCCTATCAACCGTGCAATTGACTCCGGTTAAATTCGAAACCGTAGCGTAATACATATCTTCGCTCGTGATACACATTTAAAGTTCTTTCATTGGAGCGATTTTCTTCTCTAAATCCTGGAAGCGAATCGCGTCACATTTGAAATCTCGTCCTGGTAACACGTAGATTTACCAGAGAAGATTTCTAGCTTCGTCTTGGCGTCCTCTTTCCGTAAAAATAGAGACACCTGTACTGTTACACCAGGGTCACATTGACGCGTTCCggaaatacgtttatacggagCAGTTCACACGTGACGTGATTTTTTGTACTTTGACATCCTGCTTGCAACAGAAGGGACGAGTGTACCGCTAGGACGCGGATATAATGGTACCTTTCAGTGGTGTGAATTCCCtgcatttttatattcttttctgATTTCACGAGTCGTACAATTAATTCTCCAAGAGGGAATTATCAGCAGAAATAGTAACATTGTATAAAAAGTAAATGCGTAAATCGTTACATCGGTCGATTACTTGCAGTATAGATAGTACAATAATAGGGTTTGAGTTGTTTAAGAGAATCAACGTAGCAGGTTTAGAGGATCATCGCAGAATTTTGTTTCCTTTCTGATTTCACGAGTCGTGCAATTAATTCTCCAAGAGGGAATTATCAGCAGAAATATTATTAGTAACATTGTATAAAAAGTAAATACGTAAATCATTACATCGAAATAATCGAAGAACGTTGTCTTGTCTCTCTCAAATCGGAGGATAATGAAGCAGTGCTCTTTGCAGCTGTTTGGAACTATTGAACGTACACACGCAATACTTCCTCTTTCTGGGAGATTGGCACTGCGCTGACGAGATAATTACCGAGACGATAAAGGAGCGAGAGGAGTACTACGCTTAATCCCACCAACGAGACTTCCGTAGTTTCTTGCTCTAAGTCCTTAGCAAAACACGTGATAATCTCTCTCACTGTGACACGTCTATCTCGTTTCATCTCCATGTGTTGCGTTTGCTCTCTTTGTCCGGTGACGTGTTAATTCGAAAGGTTAAAAATGCATGTAAACGGAAGTGGATCATTCAAATACGATCATGAGATCCCCATACTTTACGGGCATCGTCTACCCAGCTCTGCACAGTACGTAGAATGTCTTCGTTGGGACCAGACGGTTCAGGATCGACGAGTACCACACTATTGCATCGTTTCGAGGACGATCGTGTCGTTATTGCTTCAACAGAAGCGAATGACGCACAGATctggaaatatttataatagataCCTTGAAGTGAGGATTAAATTGCACTTACAACAGGTTAGGAAAAGTTTGCAAATACAACACGCGTCGTAAGAGCGTTTAAGAGCGAACCATCGCCTACCGAGTTTTAATCATAGCACCATGATCGTATACGCAACACGAATACTTTATGGTACGCTAATATTAATGTAGTCAACGAGAGGACTGTCTACGTTGCCTTTAATAAATTTTTGCCACATGTCATTCTAGTGATAAACAATGATACGACACTAATGAATTCACGAAGGTAGGGGACATATCTATGTATATTCTAAGGTGCACACGTATATAGACTTGCGGGTAATGTTCAAAAAATCATTTATTAGTTCGTGGTTTACAAAGTGTTGCGAGAGGTGGTCGCTGTTTGTGCTAGGGCAACATTGTAAATCGTAAATAAGTGTTtcttaaattcatttttcttccaGTCTCGCTACACACcgataatatttctttatcaatttactgttcaatgtatcttcgtttacttttttttccaaTTCTAACGTAATtattggaagaaaatttctaacTTACAATTCCGAATGTGTTAGACTATCCGTGTTTGGTTCAGCAAACTTGATCCCTTCGAATCGTAAAATTTCTAACTCTCTCGAAACACAtcgtctctctttttttcttaactaaacaaatttttgaaacataATAATGTGCTAATCAATCTTTTTAATATACGTTTCTTCTAGTATATTGTATCGAATGACAGTGAAATATGTATTCCTTAACCGTTGCGTTCCAATTTTCTCCTCTAAGCTTAACACCTCTTCTTTCAAACCACGAACAATATCGTTCTTTTTAGAAAAGTATACCGATCATCTCTCTGATTTAATCTGGCTTCTGACTCGAATGAAACATATCGGTTAAAAAATGGTTACAAACTTGTAATTTTTCATCCCGTGTTCACCAAAAAAGACTGTTACGATTATACCCGTTCTTGGAGCTTTGGTAAGTGCATCCGTATTTACTTGGAACGTAAAACGATCGTCTACGTTCTACAGATTAATTAAAAATGGCCGTGATAACGCCATACTGGGGCCTGGACGGCATGATAATCTTCGCGTCCCTAATGGTGGTCTTCTACATGTACATGACTCGCAAATTCAAATACTGGGCAAAACGTGGTATCATGGAGATTCCTCCGACCCCGTTCATGGGAAACTTCACGGATTGCCTAATGCTGAAGAAATCGCCATCCGATTTCATCAAGGACCTCTACGAAATGGCCAGGGGGTTACCGTACATGGGATTCTATATTTTTGACAAACCGTTCTTCTTGGTGCGGGATCCAGAGCTCGTGAAACATATTCTGGTGAAGGATTTCAACGTGTTCAACGATAGATACGCTTCGCCTGCCGTCACAGATCGTCTTGGATACGCGAACCTCTTTCAAATCAAGAATCCCGCCTGGAAGGTCCTCCGATCGAAATTGACACCTATCTTCACCAGTGGCAAATTGAAGAGGATGTTCGAATTGATGGCTTTGGTCGGCGATGATCTCGACAAACACCTCGAGAGTTTGAATTTGGGTAAGTTTTATggcgaatttcgattaatccacGAGATTTCACGAATTTCTCTCGCGTCCAATTTGCCGAGAATTCATTTAACGACAATAGGGAAAAATCGGATACTGACAGTGTCCAGTTTTTGATTTTCAAGTGATAATTTCTATCCCGGATTTAAGTAACCGTATCCTCGTGTGTATCTCAGGAATATATGTATAGAATAGAATAATGTATCATCTATATGGAATAGAAAAAGTCGTAACGTCTTCGgaaaatatactatggaatttaaagtgaaTTTCCTTAGAAAAGATCAGTCATTTTGATCGGTTGGTAAATTTATGTTCAACACCTATTACCCGATACGCTATTTTTAATCGACCGTGAATTTAAAGAATCATGAGAACGATCTCTCCAAACGCTATTCAAATGTTacccaatatttttttctttacatcaTCGAAGTGTTTGAAAAACGACTACAGTAGCTAATACGGATCAGCGCAAAGAATCGCGAGCGTATCGAAAAGCGTGTGAATCAGAGCATGTGATTCGATAAAAAGAACTTATTTATTCCAGGCGTTGCAAAGGAGGTCGAAATGAAGGAGATTTGCGCGAATTTCACCACGGACATGATTGGTAGTACAGCTTTCGGTCTCAGGGTGAATTCACTGGAAAACCCGAATGAACCGTTTCGAGAGGCTGGCAGACAAATTTTTAACTACGATTTATTTCGCGGCCTAGAATTTCTAACCATATTCTTTATGCCTTACTTAACCAAATACACCGGCGCGAAGTTCTTCGGGAAGGAGAGCAGCCGTTTCCTACGAACTGTTTTCTGGGATGTGATCAATCAACGGGTACAGTCAGGAGAGAAGAGAAACGATCTCATCGATCTTCTGATCGAACTGAAACGGAAGCACGAGGATGAGGGCGATCTGGGTGGATTCAGTGAGTCGATACACGCAAATCTTTAATGAATATTCTCCGATACCCTACAGAGTAATCCAAACATACAATTACACCGACCATTTTGTGTTACTTCTCCATTCCCTCGTTTGAATTGTCCTCTTCCATACGATGTGAACGTTACAAAGggtgatattaaaaataaaagtgacaaaagttaaaataataaaagtaatcaAGTTTCCAGTGTGAATCGGAGAGAGAATTTTTTTGAATTACCGATCAGTATCCTATGAGAGTACTATCGTCACCTAGTTCGCGCTGTTCATTATAGAAAGCATTTTTGGAATCACTGATGAGAtttgcgaaacaatttttctcttcaACCTTTTTTTTCGAATATCATAGAACTTTTCGTATTATGCCTTTGTTCGTTTTAATTCTCGGTTTCCAAACGTTATGAAAGTTACGAGAAGCAATTCCAGAAATAAGAGTAATAAAAACCTCTGCTACGTATAATAGCTggatattttataaaatcaaGAAACAATGTGAAATCACTCGCTTTACAATTTTCAATGGCAGATAAGTTTCAATATTTAGATCGAACTGTCGTTTCGGCCGCGATCTCTTTCAAACggggaactgtgaaaattagaTTTTCATTTTGTGTCGTTGTCTTAAgggattttaattatttaataattcacGCTTCAGGTTTCAGCGGTGACGATTTGGTGGCGCAAGCGGCCGTGTTCTTCAGTGGTGGTTTCGAAACTTCTTCCACTACAATGTCTTTTACCTTTTACGAACTTGCGTTGAACATGGATATCCAGAGAACTCTCAGGAAAGAGATTCTGACCGCGTTGGAGAAGACTAATGGCAAAGTGACGTATGAAATGGTACGAACAATACCAAATAAAATATACGACAGGGAACGAAATTCAAAATAAAGTCGAACATTAGTCAGACTGTCCATACATTCGTAAAATTACGTTTAATAACTCAGAAATAAGCGTGATTAGGTTATTATAAggaattatagggattaatctacactctgaaaaaagtaAATAGTTTCAGATAGACATAGAGTGTAGATACCGTAATTTATCGATTGTAGgagattaaaagaaatatttgaagttATTcaagattataattataattatacgatATCCATGAAAATTACTAACCGAGGGCTTTCCGGGATCTCTGATTTAAGTTCGTTAAATCAATGTTTGAACGAACAAaacatttcaatttaattacttTTTGTCCACGTTTCTCGTCACTTCTCGGTACGGCAAACGTTCAATCACTTTCTCGCAGATCATGGAGCTACCGTATCTGGATATGGTGATCTCGGAGACTCTTCGTAAGTATCCAGCGTTAGGGTTTCTGGATCGCGTCGCCAATACCGACTACAAGCTACCGAATTCCGATCTGGTGTTGGAGAAAGGTACTCCGGTGTACATCTCTATGATTGGAATGCACCACGACCCGGAATATTTCCCCGATCCACAGAAATACGATCCAGACCGATTCACAGAGGAGAACAAACAGAAGAGGCCGAATTTCGTCTACTTCCCCTTTGGCGAGGGACCTCACATTTGCATTGGTAAGTAAACCTTCGAAATGTGATCCTATCGGTAAGACCGTCCTTTCGTTGTATTCTCTTTCCATGCTCTTCAATTGTTTTCGATTTCTTGATTCTCCGAAATTTTAATCGCTCAATACCTGAATTATCCTCGATGAGAACTTTGTCAGTGTtgagcaaaatttatgtttagatgaaagtttcgaataacgaggaaaaggtaaacaatattttatttgttaccGGTCGAatagaaattggaatttaaCAATGACCAAATAAACATGCGATGTGTAAATATACCTAATAGATGTATACTTGTTTCGCCATTTGCTCATTTTACGATTCTCAATagatatacaaaaatattaaaacattGTAAATAATTCGTACGACGTATTTTGGTAtcaatatatattaaaaataatgacgAAGCTGTTTGCAATGTTGATGAAAGACGGAGATAGCCTATTGAATAGGCATATACACATTATTTCGAAAGATATTCACTCGTCAACTGTATTCATTCGTATTTTAAATACGGCTTTTATTATTGATGAATGGACTGCAAATTAGTGCATACACGGTTATAATttgcgtttctccttttccttaTCATTGCTAGATagacgataaaataatttccattgcatTACGTAATTTTATTTACCATTGCCCGAACATTTGGAGCTTCACTTTCTAAAATATGTGCATTCATTCATTGTAAGTCTGTTTAATGCGACGACACGAAAGTAATTCTTATGCTATCGTTGATAAATGAAGGTCGGTAGGTACAAAGACAGTTTAATTTACTGTGGAGCATATGATTCATTGTTGTTACGTAATTACTTGCGGAAAATGCAATACCAAAGGTACTTGAAACAAACGACGCGtaacattttttcgttttttttttgttaccgcCACGCCGACACTCGAGGCGAGCAATAGGTTTTATTCATATTCGTTCCATGTCAttgcaatattaataatattctttatAGGACATgtgttatatttttatcgttttaacGTTATCTCGCGCTTCGAGTCGGActcaaagaaatataaaatgtttgattatcgtttgtaattttcgacacgagaaaattatttttaatttagccATCGCGGCCAATTCTAATCGGTTTTAGATAACTATGCTGCAACAATGTATTGCGTGTAGGATTTGCTCATTTTATTTTGGTACTAGAGATAATGTAAAATATCGCGATGCATACAATGACAAAGCATTCGAAGTTTGTTGACATATTCTCTTTCGTGACTTTGACATTGTAAATGCATACgtaatttgtttaatttctgttgcatggaatattacacgtaattcgtgttCTCAGAATTAAGTAGCATTGTTAAATGACAAATATTAGGCAAAGTGAACGAAATTACCTTGAACCAAAAAAAGGctcttgtttatttatttcggaAGTGTTCATCGTAATATGTAGTTTCGAACCTTTAATTGTTTCATCGCGAGTGTGCGACTtagatttcaaataaaaatgaaaatttttgattttgatttcaaataaaaatgaaaatttaaatttgtgaAGTTTAATTTTTCGACAAGTTACTAACAAACGAATAGTACGAAACTTTTATTATTCGTTAACCGAAGTAGTACAATTTCTTTAAACATTGCTGTAGTTTATTAATAAAAGGATCGATTAAGCAATTTCCAAACGAACAAAGTTTTCTCCAGGTACGATAATCTCAACATTAGGAAATTGTATCACACGCGTgttgtatatatttaaattaaagaagattcgaagaaagtaaATTTCCACGTACGAAAAATGTATTTAGAACATGATTCAACATGTTGGACGTTCGCTCGATAAACACGTGAAAGTGATAACGAAGAGGAGATAAGTCTATTAACTCTAGATAATtctgcaaataaaaataaaaatataacacgTGCGACAGATTAGGAATTGGAGAATTTACAACCGTTATGTAATGTGGTATCGTTAAATCGCCATTATATGTATGTATCATCACGTGATAATTCTTCCACTTTCAATTGTATTTCAGGCCTTCGATTGGGACTCATGCAATCGAAACTAGGGCTCATTCAATTTCTCAGAAAGTACGAGGTCACACCTAGCAAGAAAACGGTAATCCCGTTAGTGATGGACCCGAAAGGAGTCACCCTGACAGCCCTTGGGGGCGTGTACCTCAACCTTAGGAAGATCACCACCGAAGCTGGATAATTCATTTGTATATCCACATATGTGCTTCGTTGCAGTATCGctgcaattttcttttcgacgatCATTTAACAAGTTGAAACATTTTGAATTCTGATCTCGTACCCGATCTATATTGGGGAGTCGGTTTAAAATTTGTAGTGTCCGTTACGAATGATTTAAGAGATCGTTGGACATCTTGTAGTCATCTAacgtaagaaaatatattatctTGTATCCCTAATACTACACGGCTCACTATATGGATATATGTACTTATTTgtgaaattgtgaaattttttaaataaaaatctgtTGCACGTTTAAAGTCTAAAAATGGTCTTTTGCGCTACCTGTGTAAAATTCGAATTCGACAAACATTAAATCCTGTTTCAGAACACATCCAAATGGTTTGCAATTcgattgtgaaatatttatctTGTCTCAATAAGGAATATTCTCGATACTGGATTGAGTTTTCCGTAGGAACGTCACTTTAAATATTGTGTTCGATGAAGTACAGACCGACAAGTGCTGCGTAGTATTTTATAAACAATACCTGATAACGCGAGGTTGATGTACCAGTTTTTATACGAACGTACAACGAGCGACAAGTCACCAGTTATTTTTGTGTTCGACTTCGTAGAATAGTTGAACAATGTTTGAAACATCGAAAGGTATATAATCAATAATGGAAGAGTTGCAAATTTAAACTACTTACACGGTCGATTTTTAAATCGGTTTGCAAttcgaaataaacatttttaaacgctTCGTTCGACTTTCTAAAGGTGATTGTTAATTTTCTAGCATCTTTTATTGGTaattgttaattttcttttcttatttaaatttaagtatAACAATTCTTTGTATTCACTATCGTCAATGATTTTTGACGTCAGAAAGGACTACCACAGGtatgtaaaatttgtttaaataacgaGTGAAGATTTCATACAATAGTGTGTAGAAATTTCCTACACGCACCTGATACTTCACATAAGTGACTTTGAAGTGATAtttgaaaccgagaaatttttattttctacgttATCTTGACAATTATTCATTGTCTTATCAATTCATTGCAATTCAATGAAAGTTCACAAAGTGATCTTTGGACGAACACTTTCCATTTATTTACTTTCCCCTTTTGGACTTAATTTTACGTGACAAGTTTCGTTATCATTGTTAAATAGGGAGACACATCTGGTCGAATAATCGTAATGATGAATACGAAGGTCatcttttattgttacaattgtaATGAGATTACGTTTTTGATTCGACACGTTGGTCGATGTATcatttaatgtattaaataatacaatttttattacacaaATTATGTAATAGTAGAGTAACTAATTGACCGTGTGAGTTGTTTCTAATTCGTGttattatatgttattcgtgatTCTTATTGTGTTCAGAATCTAATACCGTTCTAACTGACACACTGATGTTTGCTATTGTGCTGTGATGGTGGAAATATCGATCAATGATTAAGTTTAATTTTTCGTGAGAGCACAGTGTGTTTGGTAAATTCTTGGAAGAGAGGAAAAATACTAATTTTCTCTTCCTGTCTTGAGATTCCAAGACGACCTTTTTTTCCAACCATAATCTAGGCATCTAGGTAATCTAGTAATCTAGCATAAGAGGTTGATTGCGACTAGCGTGCACGTAGACTTCGATCATCCAGTAATTTCAAGTGTCTTATTTTTCAGATAATGTTCAAACTGTTAGGAACGAGTCCTTCAAAGTCCTTGTCTATTTAGTTTCGTAGCTCCAGGAACGAACGATTTATAACAAATTATTGATCGGTCGGTCAATAATTATCAGATAAACTAATGATAGCTGCATCGTTGCGACTAGCTTTTGCTTGACGCGTTTTTTTTTACAGTTACGTCGATTCCTTGGCGATTCGTGCATCAACGATCATTTATTCTTAACGGAATTAACATGATGACAGTACTTGTGCCTGCAATCTCAACAGTCATTCACTGTTGCGAAAGAAAAGTGTCTGTAATtacgaaaagaaacgtttcagcACACACGATCGCGTGATatttgtgaaataaataaaaagaacgttTCCAACGTTCGTTtagataaatatacataaagaaTTTCCCTGAACGTGTACATTAGAAATTTATACAGCAAGAAGACACGCAAGAATCTAATAACCATTGTTAGATTTACGTATTCCCACCTACGCTGTTGCAGTTAAATTCCACGTCTACGAAGAACGCGGAATAAGAAACATCATTCGTATAATTATACTGTCACAAAGAAACTCTGTCACGCAACTTGTACAACTTATACTGATACAAGTATACATTCACTGGATCCGAATTTGAAGACTTCAGCTCGATGTTGCAGCATCAGGAATAAAAAGGTAGCTTCTCCAGTTGTTATCGATTCTGAGAACCTGTTCCAAtctttcgcgaaaaatttcctCACCCATCGTCCAATCAGATAATCGGTTTGAAAATTCCTACTGTGGTTGATTTTAATTCTACGTTGTTGTTCTGGTATCCCTTATACGATGCCTATTGGATGTCTCGATCAGTGTAGTCAGAAAAATAAGCTGAATCTTATGTCTGGGGAGTGGGGGAAGacagaataaatggaatgggaaaagtaacgggtgtacctaATGTATTGTTATACCTGATACAAAGTATAACGATATACTTAACTACAGTACAATGGAAACACTCGTTagcgagaaaaataaattgaattctACGTGCAAGGAGTGAAACATCACCAATGAAGATTATTACATAGTTCGTCAATTATACAAACCTTTTTTGTCATGGTAAATGTTTGAATAAACCATTACGaatgttttttaataatttaggaAACGAAATTCATTGATTAGAGTACTTCTCTGCATACAAACACTGAGCTAAAGAAGTGTCACCAATGGCAAGGCCATAGACAAAATGTATTTTGGTCATTTCAACATTAGAATAATGGACAAATATTATTAACAGTCCAAGAGTTCTGTTTATCGCATCCAATACTAAATGGATACCCAAGATTTGCGTTATGTTTGCGTTTATGAAGTAATTTTCGTTGATATTGGTGGTCTCGAGTCGACAACTTTCTAACCAAATTTCTCCGATATCGAATGTTTGTAAATGACAAAGTTTAAATTTAGACTTTGATAAGTCAAAAAGTAAGTAGTAATTTTTTATATCAATATTGCTTGATCCTTCTTCTAATTcgttaataatgaaattattgggttgttcggaaagtcatgtcgtttttcaaaatggataatatacaatttaataaaatgtttgtacactctaaaaaaatcgtgtttcattttcaccaaaaaaaacgaaatgactttccgaacaaccttaatattatatttattcgacgcgaatgtattttcaatttacaataATTCCACTAAATCGTGTTTCTAGCTCTCCGTTAGAAAAGTCGTTGCACTATCTATGTTTTGATTGAGCAATGTTGACCTCCTCGACTGATAACGGttttaagaattaagcaaaactCTCCAAATACGACAACGTTGTCTACTATGTATGAGTATAGTATGAAACTCT
The Ptiloglossa arizonensis isolate GNS036 chromosome 3, iyPtiAriz1_principal, whole genome shotgun sequence genome window above contains:
- the LOC143145042 gene encoding cytochrome P450 6k1-like; its protein translation is MAVITPYWGLDGMIIFASLMVVFYMYMTRKFKYWAKRGIMEIPPTPFMGNFTDCLMLKKSPSDFIKDLYEMARGLPYMGFYIFDKPFFLVRDPELVKHILVKDFNVFNDRYASPAVTDRLGYANLFQIKNPAWKVLRSKLTPIFTSGKLKRMFELMALVGDDLDKHLESLNLGVAKEVEMKEICANFTTDMIGSTAFGLRVNSLENPNEPFREAGRQIFNYDLFRGLEFLTIFFMPYLTKYTGAKFFGKESSRFLRTVFWDVINQRVQSGEKRNDLIDLLIELKRKHEDEGDLGGFSFSGDDLVAQAAVFFSGGFETSSTTMSFTFYELALNMDIQRTLRKEILTALEKTNGKVTYEMIMELPYLDMVISETLRKYPALGFLDRVANTDYKLPNSDLVLEKGTPVYISMIGMHHDPEYFPDPQKYDPDRFTEENKQKRPNFVYFPFGEGPHICIGLRLGLMQSKLGLIQFLRKYEVTPSKKTVIPLVMDPKGVTLTALGGVYLNLRKITTEAG
- the LOC143145044 gene encoding uncharacterized protein LOC143145044 isoform X2; its protein translation is MTVGEEHPRGSALRGRSDSSTKAAMIAPQSFATTGDCSIVENKKDYWCHPSNDL